In a single window of the Pontibacter russatus genome:
- a CDS encoding NUDIX hydrolase encodes MPKSQQFSLFPEGPKLPVFEQVSAGGVAFRHIAAGVEVALVSVGPARRWQLPKGLVDAGEAPEATAVREVREEAGIKTEILRKIETIEYWYVGDKGKQRVRFHKFVHFFLLRYIAGQVSDHDWEVNEARWVPIVQAVKILAFKSERQALEKAIDMIKALPQQG; translated from the coding sequence ATGCCTAAATCCCAGCAGTTCAGTTTGTTTCCGGAGGGGCCAAAACTCCCGGTGTTCGAACAGGTCTCCGCAGGCGGCGTTGCCTTTCGCCATATAGCCGCTGGAGTTGAGGTGGCCCTTGTTTCAGTTGGCCCTGCCAGGCGTTGGCAACTCCCGAAAGGGCTGGTGGACGCGGGTGAGGCACCGGAAGCAACGGCTGTGCGCGAAGTGCGGGAAGAGGCGGGCATTAAGACGGAAATCCTCCGGAAAATCGAAACAATAGAGTACTGGTACGTGGGAGACAAAGGGAAGCAGCGGGTGCGTTTTCATAAGTTTGTTCACTTTTTCCTGCTGCGCTATATAGCCGGGCAGGTGAGCGACCACGATTGGGAGGTAAACGAAGCGCGGTGGGTGCCAATAGTTCAGGCGGTGAAGATACTTGCCTTCAAAAGTGAGCGGCAGGCGCTGGAGAAGGCGATAGATATGATAAAGGCGCTGCCGCAGCAGGGGTAG
- a CDS encoding ComEA family DNA-binding protein produces MRRIRHWIRRYFGFSQGEVNGFLWLLGLMVLLMAAPFLLHALRTPAFDSSSASDRQTLDSLVAQLEARQPEPGNNRYRVPTVALRPFNPNQLTVEEWQAFGLPKYLAQRILNYRSKVGDFSYRAELGKIYGLPDSVFRRLLPYIQLPEERPSRYKRRAYVARPERPAPNPDWSGNRPPRERFILAPFNINTADTTQLKQIRGIGSKLSARIVKYRDGLGGFHSASQLQEVYGLQPEVVDSLQKYTFVPDAYTPQQLNINTATADELNKHPYITSNVARALVAYREQHGNYEQLEDVQKVKLVTPELFGKLKPYLQL; encoded by the coding sequence ATGAGACGCATCAGGCACTGGATCCGGCGCTACTTCGGCTTTTCGCAAGGCGAGGTGAACGGATTTCTGTGGCTGCTTGGTTTGATGGTGCTGCTGATGGCGGCACCATTTCTTTTGCACGCGCTCCGCACCCCCGCGTTCGACAGCAGCAGCGCCTCCGACAGGCAAACGCTGGACAGCCTGGTGGCGCAGCTGGAGGCCCGGCAGCCGGAACCCGGCAATAACCGCTACAGGGTGCCCACCGTGGCGCTGCGGCCGTTCAACCCCAACCAACTGACGGTGGAGGAGTGGCAGGCATTTGGCTTGCCCAAGTACCTGGCGCAGCGCATCCTCAACTACCGCAGCAAAGTCGGCGACTTCAGCTACAGGGCGGAGCTGGGGAAGATATATGGCCTGCCCGATTCTGTTTTCCGAAGACTGCTGCCCTATATACAACTGCCGGAGGAGCGACCCAGCCGTTACAAGCGCAGAGCCTACGTAGCCCGCCCAGAACGCCCCGCGCCTAATCCGGACTGGAGCGGCAACCGCCCGCCGCGTGAGCGGTTCATTCTCGCCCCCTTCAACATCAATACCGCCGACACTACCCAACTGAAGCAAATAAGGGGCATTGGGTCCAAACTGTCGGCGCGCATCGTGAAGTACCGGGACGGGCTGGGCGGCTTCCACAGTGCCAGCCAGTTGCAGGAGGTATATGGCCTGCAGCCCGAGGTAGTGGACAGCCTGCAGAAGTACACCTTCGTGCCAGATGCGTACACGCCGCAGCAACTGAACATCAACACCGCCACCGCCGATGAACTGAACAAGCACCCCTATATAACCTCTAATGTGGCCAGGGCGCTGGTCGCGTACCGGGAGCAGCACGGCAATTATGAGCAACTGGAGGATGTGCAGAAAGTGAAACTGGTAACGCCTGAGCTGTTCGGAAAGCTGAAGCCATATCTGCAGTTATAA
- a CDS encoding sodium-dependent transporter codes for MSANKESWGSRVGLILAMAGNAVGLGNFLRFPVQAVQNGGGAFIIPYLVCFLVMGIPLLWIEWSMGRFGGKFGHHSTPFIVDTMGKNRLWKYIGVFGIWTNIAVAAYYCYIESWTLSYVLHSLIGTFSDLDQEGVAAFFSTYVSLGTSTLGVPLEPVVFYVLCLLLNTWILSQGLAGGVERVAKVGMPLLILFGAFLAFKGFTIEAGVDGAINDSSVGLNFLWTPNFEELWSPTVWLAAAGQIFFTLSVGMGTVQCYASYVRSKDDIALNAMSAGWMNEFVEVVLGASILIPISIGYLGVDRVTEMVQSGGLGLAFQTLPYLFFQWGDVMGAFAGVMWFGLLFFAGITSSLAMGTPWIGFLQDEFNWKRKSAAWSFGLIVFLLGMPTVLFFQYGVFDEYDYWAGTVSLVLFALVETILFAWVFGMDRGWREIISGSDIKVPDIYKFIIKFVTPLLLLWVFIGSLVTPKDGDWGAALRGDWVLDNGSIIKKLMNSGLKEQLAAATDPAAVERLQDTLLFVNASRLLLLAVWLSLALLVYMAYKKRVREGRI; via the coding sequence ATGAGTGCTAACAAAGAATCATGGGGTTCACGGGTCGGGCTGATTCTGGCCATGGCCGGAAACGCAGTGGGCCTCGGGAACTTCCTCCGCTTTCCGGTGCAGGCAGTACAGAACGGCGGCGGCGCCTTTATCATTCCTTACCTTGTCTGCTTTCTGGTGATGGGTATCCCGCTGTTATGGATTGAATGGTCGATGGGGCGCTTCGGGGGCAAGTTCGGGCACCACTCCACACCCTTTATTGTGGACACCATGGGCAAGAACCGCCTCTGGAAATACATTGGCGTGTTCGGCATCTGGACTAACATTGCCGTGGCCGCCTACTACTGCTACATTGAGTCGTGGACGCTCTCCTATGTGCTGCACTCCCTGATAGGCACCTTCAGTGACCTGGACCAGGAGGGGGTGGCGGCTTTCTTTAGCACCTATGTGAGCTTGGGTACGTCTACCCTTGGCGTTCCGCTGGAACCGGTTGTATTTTACGTGCTGTGCCTGTTGCTGAACACCTGGATCCTGTCGCAGGGCCTGGCCGGTGGCGTGGAGCGGGTGGCGAAAGTGGGCATGCCCCTGCTGATTTTATTTGGCGCTTTCCTGGCATTCAAAGGCTTCACCATCGAGGCGGGCGTAGACGGCGCCATCAACGACAGCTCGGTGGGCCTCAACTTCCTCTGGACTCCGAATTTCGAGGAACTGTGGTCGCCGACGGTTTGGTTGGCCGCCGCCGGGCAAATCTTCTTCACGCTGTCGGTGGGGATGGGCACCGTGCAGTGTTACGCCTCTTACGTCCGATCCAAAGACGATATAGCCCTGAACGCGATGTCGGCGGGCTGGATGAACGAGTTTGTGGAAGTGGTGCTGGGTGCCTCTATCCTGATCCCGATTTCCATCGGCTACCTCGGTGTGGACAGGGTGACGGAAATGGTGCAGTCAGGTGGTTTGGGCCTTGCCTTCCAGACGCTGCCGTACCTGTTTTTCCAGTGGGGCGATGTCATGGGGGCTTTCGCCGGCGTTATGTGGTTCGGGCTGCTTTTCTTTGCCGGTATCACGTCCTCGCTGGCCATGGGCACGCCCTGGATCGGTTTCCTGCAGGACGAGTTTAACTGGAAGCGCAAGTCCGCGGCCTGGTCCTTTGGCTTAATTGTATTCCTGCTGGGGATGCCCACGGTGCTTTTCTTCCAGTATGGCGTGTTTGATGAGTACGACTATTGGGCCGGTACGGTGTCGCTGGTGCTGTTTGCGCTGGTGGAGACCATCCTGTTTGCCTGGGTGTTCGGCATGGACAGAGGCTGGCGCGAGATTATCTCCGGCTCCGACATCAAGGTGCCGGACATATATAAATTCATCATCAAATTTGTGACGCCCCTGCTCTTGCTCTGGGTGTTCATCGGGTCGCTGGTTACACCGAAGGATGGTGACTGGGGCGCGGCGCTGCGGGGCGATTGGGTGCTGGACAACGGCTCCATCATCAAGAAGCTGATGAACTCGGGGCTGAAAGAGCAGCTCGCGGCGGCCACAGACCCCGCCGCGGTTGAGCGGCTGCAGGACACGCTGCTTTTCGTGAACGCCTCGCGCCTGCTGCTGCTGGCCGTGTGGCTGAGCCTGGCGTTGCTCGTATATATGGCGTACAAAAAAAGAGTCAGAGAAGGTAGAATTTAA
- a CDS encoding SDR family oxidoreductase, translating to MKRILITGSNGLLGQKLAELLLPRQGVEVLATSRGENKLAERLPTLPFRSMDVTKPEQVEQVISEFRPTHLIHTAAMTNVDQCENDHAGALLLNRDAVQYLVGACEKYDVHLVHVSTDFIFDGADGPYDEEAIGNPVNFYGETKLQAEEIVKQASCKWAILRTVLVYGVAHDYGRTNIVLWVRDSLQAGKVIKVVTDQLRTPTLAEDLAMGCWLAVEKDAEGIFHISGSEMMSPYEMAMQVAEFFALDNSLIDKADSSTFTQPAKRPARTGFYIRKAETQLGYHPHTFLQGIQMVAEQAAQAAP from the coding sequence ATGAAGCGAATCCTGATTACGGGCTCCAACGGCCTGCTGGGCCAGAAACTGGCCGAACTGCTGCTGCCAAGGCAGGGCGTGGAGGTGCTGGCCACCAGCCGGGGAGAGAACAAACTGGCGGAACGGCTGCCCACGCTGCCCTTCCGGAGCATGGACGTGACAAAGCCGGAGCAGGTGGAGCAGGTGATAAGCGAATTCCGCCCGACCCACCTCATCCACACCGCCGCCATGACGAACGTGGACCAGTGTGAGAACGACCACGCCGGTGCCCTGCTCCTGAACCGCGATGCCGTGCAGTACCTGGTGGGTGCCTGCGAGAAGTACGATGTACACCTGGTGCATGTGTCTACTGACTTCATCTTCGACGGGGCGGACGGACCCTACGACGAGGAGGCCATCGGCAACCCGGTGAACTTCTACGGCGAAACGAAGCTGCAGGCAGAGGAGATCGTAAAGCAGGCCAGTTGCAAATGGGCCATCCTGCGCACCGTGCTGGTATATGGCGTGGCCCACGATTACGGCCGCACCAACATTGTGCTGTGGGTGCGCGACAGCCTGCAGGCGGGCAAAGTCATCAAAGTCGTGACCGACCAGCTCCGGACGCCGACCTTGGCCGAGGACCTGGCGATGGGCTGCTGGCTGGCCGTTGAAAAGGACGCCGAAGGCATTTTCCATATATCCGGCAGCGAGATGATGAGCCCTTACGAGATGGCCATGCAGGTGGCGGAGTTCTTCGCGCTGGACAACTCGCTGATAGACAAGGCAGACAGCAGCACCTTTACGCAGCCAGCCAAACGCCCCGCCCGCACAGGGTTTTATATACGCAAGGCCGAGACCCAACTCGGGTATCATCCACACACTTTTCTGCAGGGCATACAAATGGTGGCGGAGCAGGCGGCACAGGCAGCACCATAG
- a CDS encoding peptidylprolyl isomerase, which yields MKLLKSIALIALIGILSPALVLAQQPKGKDKLVTIETPQGEIKLVLFEDTPQHKANFLKLAEEGFYDGTTFHRVIDGFMIQGGDPNTKDSEPRNDGTGNPGYTVPSEISPAHKHVRGAVAAARQDDRVNPSKASSGSQFYIVENHDGTPMLDGVYTVFGQVVDGLDVIDKIAAQPADGRDRPLTDIKMKVTVENVSRKKIARKYDYDYSTQTLQK from the coding sequence ATGAAACTGCTCAAAAGCATCGCCCTTATAGCCTTGATAGGGATTTTGTCGCCTGCCCTTGTATTGGCGCAGCAACCAAAAGGCAAAGACAAACTGGTGACCATCGAAACGCCGCAGGGCGAGATAAAGCTGGTGCTCTTTGAGGACACGCCACAGCACAAAGCCAACTTCCTGAAACTGGCGGAAGAAGGCTTTTATGACGGCACCACCTTTCACCGCGTCATCGACGGATTCATGATACAGGGCGGAGACCCCAACACCAAAGACAGCGAGCCCCGGAACGACGGGACGGGCAACCCGGGCTATACGGTGCCCTCTGAAATCAGCCCGGCCCACAAGCATGTGCGCGGTGCCGTGGCCGCCGCCCGCCAGGACGACAGGGTGAACCCCTCCAAAGCCTCCAGCGGCTCGCAGTTTTATATCGTGGAGAACCACGACGGCACCCCCATGCTGGACGGCGTATACACGGTGTTCGGACAGGTGGTGGACGGGCTGGACGTGATCGATAAGATTGCGGCGCAACCGGCCGATGGCCGCGACCGACCCCTGACAGACATTAAAATGAAAGTGACGGTGGAAAACGTGAGCCGAAAAAAGATAGCCCGGAAGTACGACTACGATTACAGCACCCAAACCCTGCAGAAATAA
- a CDS encoding alanine/glycine:cation symporter family protein produces the protein MTKTILFTVLSLISSNSLSAQTPAAAPALSIDEKIDAAVAPTAQFISDIIFYEVTIAGASIPLILIWLLAGAVFFTVYLGFINIRGFRHALDIVRGGYDQPDAPGEVSHFQALTAAVSGTVGLGNIAGVAIAISLGGPGATFWMIMAGVLGMSSKFVSCTLGVKYRDVHADGTVSGGPMQYLSKGLRERGMGKTGKFLAGFFALMCIGGSIGAGNMFQVNQAAQQFVSVTGGEASFFAAGNAWIFGLIMSVLVGLVIIGGMKSIAQVTEKIVPLMCGIYVLAAIVVLLTNITAIPAAFVAIFEGAFTASAVGGGLVGVMMQGLRRGLFSNEAGIGSAAIAHSAVRTGVPVTEGFVASLEPFIDTVIVCTMTALVIVVTGAYTLDTGDGIALTSASFATVISWFPLVLTGAVILFAFSTMITWSYYGLKSWTYLFGNTRVADISFKVIFCIFVVLGASMQLGSVVAFSDAMLFAMSIPNMIGLYILVPTVKREMQAFLVYARSSKKAPLTEQAVETAQA, from the coding sequence ATGACGAAAACGATACTGTTCACAGTACTTTCCCTCATTTCTAGCAACAGCCTTTCAGCACAGACACCGGCAGCAGCACCCGCTCTTTCCATCGATGAAAAAATAGACGCCGCCGTAGCCCCTACCGCGCAGTTCATCTCCGACATCATTTTTTATGAAGTAACCATCGCCGGCGCTTCAATTCCGCTTATCCTGATCTGGTTGCTGGCGGGGGCTGTGTTTTTCACGGTTTACCTTGGCTTCATCAACATCCGGGGCTTCAGGCACGCCCTCGACATTGTGCGCGGCGGGTACGACCAGCCCGATGCCCCCGGCGAGGTGTCGCACTTCCAGGCGCTCACGGCTGCCGTGTCGGGTACGGTGGGCCTGGGCAATATAGCCGGGGTGGCCATCGCCATCTCCCTGGGCGGTCCGGGCGCTACTTTTTGGATGATTATGGCCGGTGTGCTGGGCATGTCGTCTAAATTTGTATCGTGTACGCTGGGCGTGAAGTACCGCGACGTGCATGCCGACGGCACCGTGTCGGGCGGCCCGATGCAGTACCTGAGCAAAGGCCTGCGTGAGAGGGGCATGGGCAAGACCGGCAAGTTTCTGGCGGGCTTTTTTGCGCTGATGTGCATCGGCGGCTCCATCGGGGCGGGCAACATGTTTCAGGTGAACCAGGCCGCGCAGCAGTTCGTGAGCGTGACGGGTGGCGAGGCCTCCTTCTTTGCCGCCGGCAACGCCTGGATCTTCGGCCTGATTATGTCGGTGCTGGTGGGGCTGGTCATCATTGGCGGCATGAAGAGCATCGCGCAGGTGACGGAGAAGATAGTGCCCCTGATGTGCGGGATATATGTACTGGCCGCTATCGTCGTGCTGTTGACCAACATTACGGCCATTCCCGCCGCGTTTGTCGCCATTTTTGAAGGAGCGTTTACCGCCAGCGCCGTGGGCGGCGGCCTGGTAGGCGTGATGATGCAGGGCCTGCGCCGGGGGCTATTCTCGAACGAGGCCGGGATTGGCTCGGCCGCCATTGCACACTCGGCCGTCAGAACCGGCGTGCCCGTGACGGAAGGTTTTGTGGCCTCGCTGGAGCCGTTTATCGACACCGTGATTGTGTGTACCATGACGGCCCTGGTGATTGTGGTGACGGGCGCCTACACCCTCGACACCGGTGACGGCATCGCCCTGACCTCCGCCTCCTTTGCCACGGTTATCAGTTGGTTCCCGCTGGTGCTGACGGGGGCTGTTATCCTCTTTGCCTTCTCTACCATGATCACCTGGTCTTATTACGGGCTGAAGTCCTGGACCTACCTTTTCGGAAACACCCGGGTGGCTGACATCAGTTTTAAGGTGATTTTCTGCATTTTCGTGGTGCTGGGCGCCTCCATGCAGCTGGGCAGCGTGGTGGCTTTCTCGGACGCGATGCTGTTTGCCATGAGCATCCCCAACATGATCGGCTTGTATATCCTTGTTCCCACCGTGAAGCGGGAGATGCAGGCATTCCTGGTATATGCCCGGTCTTCCAAAAAGGCGCCTTTGACCGAGCAGGCCGTGGAAACCGCACAGGCTTAA
- the hemC gene encoding hydroxymethylbilane synthase, with product MAEHITDKIIRIGTRGSKLALWQAETAAEKLQAAGLKTELVIISTKGDQVLDKSLDKIGSKGVFTEELEVSLREKEVEIAVHSAKDVQSTIPADLELVAFMEREQVNDVILSFDPNFKLERESSAVIGTSSTRRRALLKKYYPNVTTAESRGNLQTRLRKLEERQFDALMLAYAGVYRMGYDNLIVYTFPEHEFVPAAGQGSVAIECARNLDPELKQAIQQALDHAHTHICLLAERGFLRTMEGGCSIPSFALATLANGDIRITGGLISLDGQTLLQETLTGPAEKAEQLGEQLATTILNQGGDAILQSIKAQRSEA from the coding sequence ATGGCTGAGCATATAACAGATAAGATTATCCGCATCGGCACGCGCGGTAGCAAGCTGGCGCTGTGGCAGGCCGAGACGGCTGCCGAGAAGCTGCAGGCGGCCGGACTGAAAACGGAACTGGTCATCATCAGCACCAAAGGAGACCAGGTGCTGGACAAGTCGCTGGACAAGATCGGCTCCAAGGGCGTCTTCACGGAAGAACTGGAGGTGAGCCTGCGCGAGAAGGAAGTGGAGATTGCGGTACACAGCGCCAAAGACGTGCAGTCCACCATCCCGGCCGATCTGGAACTGGTGGCCTTCATGGAGCGCGAGCAGGTGAACGACGTCATCCTGAGCTTTGACCCCAATTTTAAGCTGGAACGGGAAAGCAGCGCGGTAATCGGCACTTCCTCCACACGCCGCAGAGCCCTGCTGAAGAAGTACTACCCGAACGTGACCACAGCCGAGTCGAGGGGAAACCTGCAAACGCGCCTGCGCAAGCTGGAGGAAAGGCAGTTTGATGCGCTCATGCTGGCCTATGCCGGTGTTTACCGCATGGGCTACGACAACCTGATCGTGTACACGTTTCCGGAGCATGAGTTTGTGCCCGCCGCCGGACAAGGCAGCGTCGCCATTGAGTGCGCCAGGAATCTCGACCCGGAGCTGAAGCAGGCTATCCAACAGGCGCTGGACCACGCCCACACCCATATATGCCTGCTGGCCGAGCGCGGCTTTCTCCGCACGATGGAAGGCGGCTGCAGTATTCCCTCTTTTGCGCTGGCAACGCTGGCAAACGGGGACATCCGTATTACAGGCGGCCTGATAAGCCTGGATGGGCAAACGCTGCTGCAGGAAACCCTGACGGGCCCGGCGGAGAAAGCGGAGCAACTGGGCGAGCAACTGGCCACCACTATCCTGAATCAGGGCGGCGACGCTATCCTGCAAAGCATTAAAGCACAGCGCAGCGAAGCATAA
- a CDS encoding DNA polymerase III subunit, whose translation MQFADIIGHQETKEMLLKSVQQNHVAHAQLFLGQEGGANLALALAYATYLNCENRQPADSCGTCGSCTKMNKLVHPDFNFVMPVTTTKSVSKDALSNRFLQEWREFILASPYQGLNEWMQYIGAENKQGIISKEESRQLVKLVSLKAFEGAYKIVVIWLPELMHPSAANALLKLLEEPPAQTLFLLVSQAAEKLLATITSRTQMIRVRNFTEQEVMEYLQQKFNSGQTTAYQVAQLAEGNLNAAAKLTSEISSDYFSFFTEWMRHCYSHKFGEVIDMSDRFQALGRENQKNFLLYALNLFRKVMLFGVDGSLISFLPPAELDFVQKFSKLITEANAGQLAEELSQAHYHIERNANPKMVFVDSSIQMAGYLRKG comes from the coding sequence GTGCAATTCGCGGATATCATAGGGCATCAGGAAACGAAGGAAATGCTGTTGAAATCGGTGCAGCAGAACCACGTGGCGCACGCGCAGCTGTTTCTGGGGCAGGAGGGCGGCGCGAACCTGGCGCTGGCGCTGGCCTATGCCACCTATCTAAACTGCGAAAACAGGCAGCCAGCCGACTCCTGCGGCACCTGCGGCAGCTGCACCAAGATGAACAAACTGGTACACCCCGACTTCAACTTCGTGATGCCGGTCACCACCACCAAATCGGTGAGCAAGGACGCGCTGAGCAACAGGTTTTTGCAGGAGTGGCGCGAGTTTATCCTGGCCAGCCCGTACCAGGGGCTGAACGAGTGGATGCAGTATATAGGCGCGGAGAACAAGCAGGGCATTATCTCAAAAGAAGAAAGCCGCCAACTCGTGAAGCTGGTATCGCTGAAGGCCTTTGAGGGCGCCTATAAAATTGTTGTGATCTGGCTGCCGGAGCTGATGCACCCATCGGCGGCAAACGCCCTGCTGAAACTGCTGGAGGAGCCGCCCGCCCAGACGCTGTTTCTGCTGGTGTCGCAGGCGGCGGAGAAGCTGTTGGCCACCATCACCTCGCGCACGCAGATGATACGGGTGCGCAACTTCACGGAGCAGGAGGTAATGGAATACCTGCAGCAGAAATTCAACTCCGGCCAGACCACTGCCTACCAGGTGGCGCAGCTGGCAGAGGGCAACCTGAACGCCGCCGCCAAACTGACCTCCGAAATCAGCAGCGATTACTTTTCGTTCTTCACCGAGTGGATGCGCCACTGCTACAGCCACAAGTTCGGGGAAGTGATTGACATGAGCGACAGGTTTCAGGCGCTGGGCCGCGAGAACCAGAAAAACTTCCTGCTATATGCGCTCAACCTGTTCCGGAAAGTGATGCTTTTCGGCGTGGACGGCTCCCTGATATCCTTCCTGCCGCCCGCAGAGCTGGACTTTGTGCAGAAGTTCTCGAAACTCATCACAGAAGCCAACGCCGGGCAACTGGCCGAAGAACTAAGCCAGGCGCATTACCACATCGAGCGGAACGCCAACCCGAAGATGGTATTCGTGGACAGCTCGATACAGATGGCCGGATATCTGCGTAAGGGGTGA
- a CDS encoding GlmU family protein: MNIILFDDPAIRPNLLPLTFTRPVADLRVGILTIAEKWGIRLGEAVSYLTQPYLQPKFNTIFGTTNLYINGAVCPDEQLLEAVRGLKIGEALYCGETLVAANGDNLEVHTLADLTSSISSGRQIDGQCTVIRELWDIFLQNGQQIRSDFQVLTAGRQSQPVNDRHTIVYAEENIFIEEGVKIRAAVLNAENGPIYIGKDAVVQEGALIRGPFALCEGSYVSMGAKMRGDVTVGPFCKVGGEVSASVIMAYSNKGHDGYLGNSVIGQWCNLGADTNTSNLKNNYAEVKIWNYASGAYKGTGQQFCGLMMGDHSKCGINTMFNTGTVVGVSANIFGAGYPRTFIPSFSWGGAAGFETYQLRKALEVAAKVMERRRIPFDEVEEAMMSDIFEQTQQHRIW; encoded by the coding sequence ATGAACATTATCCTCTTTGACGATCCCGCCATCCGGCCGAACCTGCTGCCGCTCACTTTCACCAGGCCCGTGGCAGATCTCCGGGTGGGAATCCTCACGATAGCAGAGAAGTGGGGCATACGGCTGGGCGAAGCCGTGTCGTACCTCACGCAGCCCTACCTGCAGCCAAAGTTCAACACTATTTTTGGCACGACCAATTTATATATAAACGGGGCAGTGTGCCCCGACGAGCAGTTGCTGGAGGCTGTCCGCGGCCTTAAAATCGGCGAGGCCCTGTATTGCGGTGAGACACTGGTGGCGGCGAACGGCGATAATCTGGAGGTGCATACCCTGGCAGATTTGACTTCTTCCATTTCCTCAGGCAGGCAGATAGATGGCCAGTGTACTGTTATACGGGAACTATGGGATATCTTTCTTCAGAACGGACAGCAGATCCGCAGCGACTTCCAGGTGCTGACGGCCGGGCGGCAGAGCCAGCCGGTGAACGACAGGCACACGATCGTGTATGCAGAGGAGAATATCTTCATAGAGGAGGGCGTTAAAATACGGGCCGCCGTGCTGAACGCAGAGAACGGCCCGATATATATAGGCAAAGACGCGGTGGTGCAGGAGGGAGCGCTCATCAGGGGGCCGTTCGCGCTGTGCGAGGGCAGCTATGTGAGCATGGGCGCCAAAATGCGCGGCGATGTCACCGTTGGCCCCTTTTGCAAGGTGGGCGGCGAGGTGAGCGCCTCGGTAATCATGGCCTACAGCAACAAGGGACACGACGGCTACCTGGGCAACTCGGTGATAGGGCAGTGGTGCAACCTGGGCGCCGACACCAACACCTCCAACCTGAAGAACAATTATGCCGAGGTAAAGATATGGAACTACGCCAGCGGTGCCTACAAAGGCACCGGGCAGCAGTTCTGCGGCCTGATGATGGGCGACCACAGCAAGTGCGGCATCAACACCATGTTTAACACGGGCACGGTGGTGGGCGTAAGCGCCAATATTTTCGGCGCGGGCTATCCGCGCACATTCATCCCGTCCTTCAGTTGGGGCGGCGCTGCGGGCTTCGAAACATACCAGTTGCGGAAAGCCCTGGAGGTGGCCGCAAAGGTGATGGAGCGCCGCCGCATCCCTTTCGACGAGGTGGAGGAAGCCATGATGTCAGACATTTTCGAGCAGACACAGCAGCACCGGATTTGGTAG
- a CDS encoding type B 50S ribosomal protein L31, with the protein MKKGIHPAYREVVFQDTSSDYKFITRSTMTSDETITMEDGKEYPVIKVEVSSASHPFYTGKNLFVDTAGRIDKFKQRYQKK; encoded by the coding sequence ATGAAAAAAGGCATTCACCCAGCATACAGAGAGGTGGTTTTTCAGGATACTTCCAGCGACTACAAGTTCATCACGCGCTCTACCATGACCTCTGATGAAACCATCACCATGGAAGACGGCAAAGAGTACCCTGTCATCAAGGTCGAGGTTTCTTCTGCTTCGCACCCTTTCTACACTGGCAAAAACCTGTTTGTGGATACTGCGGGCCGTATCGACAAGTTCAAGCAGCGTTATCAGAAGAAATAA
- a CDS encoding phosphoribosyltransferase family protein: protein MTPSPNHQNLILDKTQIEQKITRMAYQIYEQNFEEPELVLAGIHPNGYTLAEMLARKLREIAALEVHLLRVTLNKTAPVEVPVTLEPAHISLVDKVVVLVDDVLNTGRTLAYTLSSFLPHMPKKVEIATLVDRHHPRYPVASTYTGYSLATTLNEHIMVHLDEENYGAYLN, encoded by the coding sequence ATGACACCATCCCCGAACCACCAGAACCTGATACTGGACAAGACGCAAATCGAGCAGAAGATTACGCGCATGGCCTACCAGATATACGAGCAGAACTTTGAGGAGCCGGAACTCGTGCTGGCGGGCATCCACCCCAACGGCTATACCCTGGCCGAAATGCTGGCCCGGAAACTTCGGGAAATAGCCGCCCTGGAAGTGCATTTGCTGCGCGTGACCTTGAACAAGACTGCCCCGGTAGAGGTGCCCGTTACTTTGGAGCCAGCCCATATCTCCCTGGTCGACAAGGTTGTGGTGCTGGTGGACGACGTGCTGAACACCGGCCGGACGCTGGCCTACACGCTCAGCTCTTTCCTGCCGCACATGCCCAAAAAGGTGGAAATCGCCACACTCGTAGACCGCCACCACCCGCGCTACCCCGTCGCCTCCACCTATACCGGCTACTCGCTCGCCACCACCCTGAACGAGCACATCATGGTACACCTGGATGAGGAAAACTACGGGGCGTATCTGAATTAA